The Spirochaetota bacterium genome includes a region encoding these proteins:
- a CDS encoding CoA-binding protein, which produces MTNLDPLFYPETIAVIGASPDVVRDRAGFFGSLRECFKGRLYPVNPRHAEIHGLTCYARASDIPERIDYALIMLPRERVAAALEDCAAAKVKFVLVFTSGFSEVGDRELEQKLVYIARSGGTRMVGPNCIGAHCPEKGLVYYPPMMSEDPGDVGFFSQSGGHALNFLIRGLSLGVRFNKVISVGNQADLCIEDFLEYFGEDERVKYICGYVEDIKDGERFKKLARSITLEKKKPMVIWKGGRSEEGARATRSHTGAMAIPVKIWDSVMSQLGIINAESQDEMSDIIMALRMGFHPRGLNTCILVAGGGSSVELTDAVSLNGLSVPELSERVQDAVGEGISRVNTSTRNPIDLGMFGFAPSIFVESAIRAAEDPNIDIILACQYPEIVRFMVKELWDASANLIVEGLSKIEKPVVMVIPRVVHHQPEVEGIRADFTRKLEAKGIPVFSSAERAARTARKIVRYMNYLATHSG; this is translated from the coding sequence ATGACCAACCTGGATCCCCTGTTTTATCCCGAAACCATCGCGGTCATCGGCGCCTCCCCCGACGTTGTGCGCGACCGGGCCGGTTTCTTCGGCAGTCTGCGGGAATGCTTCAAGGGCCGTCTCTATCCGGTAAACCCGCGCCATGCCGAAATTCACGGGCTCACGTGCTACGCCCGGGCGAGCGACATCCCCGAGCGCATCGATTATGCGCTGATCATGCTTCCCCGGGAGAGGGTGGCCGCGGCGCTGGAGGACTGCGCCGCGGCGAAGGTCAAATTCGTGCTGGTTTTTACGTCCGGGTTTTCCGAGGTCGGCGACCGCGAGCTGGAACAGAAGCTGGTGTACATAGCCCGCTCGGGCGGGACCAGAATGGTCGGTCCCAACTGTATCGGCGCCCACTGTCCGGAGAAGGGGCTGGTGTATTATCCCCCCATGATGAGTGAGGACCCCGGCGATGTGGGATTCTTCTCACAGTCCGGGGGCCATGCGTTGAACTTTCTCATCCGGGGGCTTTCTCTGGGCGTCCGGTTCAACAAGGTCATCAGCGTGGGGAACCAGGCCGACCTGTGCATAGAGGATTTTTTAGAGTACTTCGGGGAGGATGAGCGGGTTAAATACATCTGCGGCTATGTTGAGGACATAAAGGACGGCGAGCGATTCAAGAAGCTCGCCCGCTCCATAACCCTTGAAAAGAAAAAACCCATGGTCATCTGGAAAGGTGGCCGTTCCGAGGAGGGCGCCCGGGCCACCCGGAGCCACACCGGCGCCATGGCTATACCGGTCAAGATATGGGACTCGGTGATGAGCCAACTGGGAATCATCAACGCCGAGTCCCAGGATGAGATGTCCGACATCATAATGGCCCTGAGGATGGGTTTCCACCCCAGGGGGCTCAATACATGTATCCTGGTGGCGGGAGGGGGCAGTTCCGTGGAACTCACCGACGCGGTGAGCCTCAACGGCCTGTCGGTGCCTGAGCTGAGCGAGAGAGTGCAGGACGCGGTGGGCGAGGGCATCTCCCGGGTGAACACGTCCACCCGCAATCCAATCGACCTGGGCATGTTCGGCTTCGCTCCGTCCATATTCGTGGAATCGGCCATCAGGGCCGCGGAGGACCCGAACATCGACATCATCCTGGCGTGCCAGTATCCAGAGATCGTGCGCTTCATGGTTAAGGAGCTGTGGGACGCCAGCGCCAACCTCATCGTGGAAGGGCTTTCGAAAATTGAAAAACCGGTGGTGATGGTGATACCCCGGGTGGTCCATCACCAGCCGGAGGTCGAGGGAATACGTGCCGATTTCACCCGCAAGCTTGAAGCGAAGGGGATACCGGTTTTTTCATCGGCCGAACGGGCGGCCCGAACCGCCCGGAAAATCGTCCGCTACATGAATTACCTGGCGACTCATTCCGGTTAA
- a CDS encoding enoyl-CoA hydratase/isomerase family protein, whose amino-acid sequence MESLVTFKVEKGTAFMALNRPEKRNALNGDVLKELDGRLREAEGNDEARSVVLHGEGPCFSAGVDFNFIAGMGGVSSSTARKFRVILSDLQSVLNLMERMEKPVICAIHGVCVGLGMELCLAADFRIMTKDCRLGMPEVDFGLIPDVGGITRLVRLVGMARAKEIIMTAMEVPAEHALAMGLINRIAGEGGHLDEARAMAALFNRKAPLALGMVKKVIDRGGHLDKYSFQELEAFAQSLLLATGDVAEGFAAKMEKREPRFLGR is encoded by the coding sequence ATGGAAAGCCTAGTGACCTTCAAGGTTGAAAAAGGGACGGCCTTTATGGCCCTTAACCGGCCGGAGAAGAGAAACGCACTCAACGGTGACGTCCTGAAGGAACTGGACGGACGTCTTCGCGAGGCCGAGGGCAACGATGAGGCGAGGTCTGTGGTGCTTCATGGAGAGGGCCCCTGCTTTTCCGCCGGAGTGGACTTCAATTTTATCGCCGGGATGGGAGGAGTGAGCTCGTCGACAGCCCGTAAATTCAGGGTAATCCTTTCGGACCTGCAATCGGTGTTGAACCTCATGGAGCGCATGGAGAAACCGGTAATCTGCGCCATTCACGGGGTTTGCGTCGGCCTTGGAATGGAGCTCTGCCTCGCCGCTGATTTTCGCATAATGACGAAGGACTGCCGCCTCGGCATGCCCGAGGTCGATTTCGGCCTTATCCCCGACGTGGGTGGCATTACACGTCTGGTTCGGCTTGTAGGGATGGCCCGCGCGAAGGAGATTATCATGACGGCGATGGAAGTCCCCGCCGAACATGCATTGGCCATGGGGCTTATTAACCGCATCGCCGGGGAGGGCGGGCACCTGGACGAGGCGAGGGCTATGGCGGCTTTGTTCAATCGAAAAGCGCCCCTGGCCCTGGGAATGGTCAAGAAGGTGATAGACCGGGGAGGGCATCTGGATAAATATTCTTTTCAGGAGTTGGAGGCCTTCGCGCAATCTCTTCTGCTTGCTACCGGCGACGTTGCCGAGGGTTTTGCGGCCAAAATGGAAAAGCGGGAGCCCCGCTTCTTGGGCCGATAA
- a CDS encoding TetR/AcrR family transcriptional regulator: protein MKNENTQPPGKIKIAEAMRALLSKKSFNEITTAEIARLAGVTEALIYKYYKDKRDLLHQILTEYMKRYLLEGQKEMLGISGALKKLEKSIWTHINVYATNRVFARILLLEVRSFPDYYRSRSYKLVKEYSDILLEIIEEGMKNGEIRKDVSPSFLRQVILGSIEHVCLTDVVFDREINPDQRTEDLCRFIFQGISGRKRK, encoded by the coding sequence ATGAAAAATGAAAACACACAGCCCCCTGGAAAAATTAAAATCGCGGAGGCAATGCGGGCGCTCTTAAGCAAGAAATCCTTCAATGAGATCACCACCGCGGAGATAGCGCGGCTTGCCGGCGTTACCGAAGCGCTGATCTACAAGTACTACAAGGACAAGCGGGACCTGCTCCATCAGATACTGACAGAATACATGAAGCGATACCTGTTGGAAGGGCAGAAAGAAATGCTGGGCATCAGCGGGGCTTTGAAGAAACTTGAAAAATCCATCTGGACCCATATCAATGTATACGCCACCAACCGGGTGTTCGCCCGGATACTGCTTCTGGAGGTGCGCAGTTTTCCCGATTACTACCGCAGCAGATCTTATAAACTGGTAAAGGAATACAGCGATATTCTGCTCGAAATTATCGAAGAAGGGATGAAGAACGGCGAGATAAGAAAGGATGTTTCCCCCTCTTTCCTGCGTCAGGTAATTCTTGGCAGCATAGAACACGTATGTCTCACCGATGTGGTCTTCGACCGGGAGATCAATCCCGATCAGAGGACGGAAGATCTTTGCCGTTTTATTTTCCAGGGCATAAGCGGCCGTAAAAGAAAGTAG
- a CDS encoding long-chain fatty acid--CoA ligase, giving the protein MEQKLWHKCYAPGVKKSLDYEKVTIPEALERTAKNFPGTVALDYMGMKISYRQLNGMVNRFARALVDIGVKAGDKVSLILPNIPQTIIANLAVFRIGAVAVQNNPLYTERELEYQLKDSESVIAITLTLLVPRVQKIMPSTGVRKIIACHIHSFLPFPKKQLFPFVRKEMYKKIEPSETVMIFKDLMEKYPDGPVDNEARWDDLGALIYTGGTTGVGKGVMLSHKNISCNVQQFGAWFPDLKPPEERLVGTFPIFHSAGFTAIQNFIIWMGLTHLMIPRPTPAGIIDIIKKNKPTFIPGAPTIFVGLLAEPEFRKLRLDFVKGFFSGSAPLAPETIRDMQQLAGATICEVYGLTETAPIACVTPWGGTIKPGTVGVPVADTDIKIVDLETGENELPTGESGEIIIKGPQVMMGYYKKPEQTAQVLKDGWFYTGDIGHFDEDGYLLVTDRIKDMIISGGYNVYPVEVDNILMDHPKILEACSIGIPDTYRGESVKSYVVLKPGEEIDVAQIITFCREKLAAYKVPRDIEFINELPKTAVGKILRREVRELDRRRREGAA; this is encoded by the coding sequence ATGGAACAAAAATTATGGCATAAATGTTATGCCCCGGGTGTGAAAAAGAGCCTTGATTATGAGAAAGTCACGATCCCCGAGGCGCTGGAGCGGACGGCGAAAAACTTTCCAGGCACCGTTGCTCTCGATTATATGGGAATGAAAATCAGCTATCGGCAACTCAACGGCATGGTAAACCGGTTCGCCCGGGCCCTTGTGGATATTGGGGTGAAAGCGGGCGACAAGGTGTCGCTCATCCTGCCGAACATTCCCCAGACCATCATCGCGAACCTGGCGGTATTCCGCATAGGGGCGGTCGCGGTGCAGAATAATCCTCTATACACCGAAAGGGAGCTCGAGTATCAGTTGAAAGACTCCGAATCGGTAATTGCCATCACCCTGACCCTGCTGGTGCCGCGGGTGCAGAAAATCATGCCTTCCACGGGGGTTCGTAAAATAATCGCCTGCCACATCCATTCGTTCCTTCCGTTTCCCAAAAAGCAGCTTTTTCCCTTCGTGCGAAAGGAAATGTATAAAAAGATCGAGCCGTCCGAGACAGTCATGATCTTCAAGGACCTCATGGAAAAATATCCGGACGGTCCGGTGGATAATGAAGCCAGGTGGGACGATCTGGGGGCCCTTATATACACCGGCGGAACCACCGGGGTGGGCAAGGGTGTGATGCTTTCGCATAAAAACATCAGCTGCAACGTGCAGCAGTTTGGCGCGTGGTTCCCGGATCTTAAACCGCCGGAAGAGCGCCTGGTGGGGACCTTCCCCATATTTCACTCAGCGGGTTTTACCGCAATACAGAATTTTATTATCTGGATGGGCCTTACTCATCTCATGATCCCGCGTCCCACCCCGGCGGGTATCATCGATATAATTAAAAAGAACAAACCAACCTTCATACCCGGCGCTCCAACCATCTTCGTGGGCCTCCTGGCGGAGCCCGAGTTCAGGAAACTGAGGTTGGATTTCGTAAAGGGGTTTTTCTCCGGTTCGGCCCCGTTGGCCCCCGAGACAATCCGCGACATGCAGCAGCTGGCCGGCGCCACGATCTGCGAGGTGTATGGTCTCACCGAAACAGCCCCCATCGCCTGCGTGACACCCTGGGGCGGGACCATCAAGCCGGGAACCGTGGGCGTTCCGGTGGCCGACACCGACATCAAAATCGTCGACCTCGAAACGGGGGAAAATGAGCTGCCAACCGGCGAATCGGGCGAGATCATCATCAAAGGGCCCCAGGTGATGATGGGGTATTACAAGAAACCCGAGCAGACGGCACAGGTACTCAAGGATGGGTGGTTCTATACGGGGGACATCGGGCATTTCGATGAAGACGGATATCTCCTGGTAACCGACCGTATCAAAGACATGATCATATCCGGAGGATACAACGTCTATCCGGTAGAGGTGGACAACATCCTCATGGATCATCCCAAAATACTTGAAGCCTGTTCAATCGGCATTCCCGATACCTACCGCGGCGAATCAGTCAAGTCCTATGTGGTGCTCAAACCGGGGGAGGAAATCGATGTCGCACAGATAATCACCTTTTGCCGGGAAAAACTGGCCGCCTACAAGGTGCCCAGGGATATCGAGTTCATCAATGAACTGCCCAAAACAGCCGTAGGGAAGATCCTGAGGCGCGAGGTGCGCGAGCTGGACAGGAGGAGACGGGAGGGAGCGGCGTAA